The following are from one region of the Juglans regia cultivar Chandler chromosome 10, Walnut 2.0, whole genome shotgun sequence genome:
- the LOC108990430 gene encoding uncharacterized protein LOC108990430 isoform X3, with the protein MEDNSNKEQIVDVRSFVEAVSAEDNDAPLYQVESLCMRCGENLLSLEEPWTLILGDALANSFVAPVTDDVKDDEQMTYA; encoded by the exons ATGGAAGATAACAGCAACAAAGAACAAATCGTGGACGTGAGGTCGTTTGTCGAAGCTGTCTCCGCAGAAGATAACGATGCCCCTCTTTACCAAGTCGAAAGCCTCTGTATGCGTTGCGGCGAAAAC CTtctgagtttggaagagccttGGACCTTAATACTAGGTGATGCTTTAGCAAATTCTTTTGTCGCACCTGTGACAGATGATGTCAAAGATGACGAACAGATGACAT ATGCATAA
- the LOC108990430 gene encoding uncharacterized protein LOC108990430 isoform X1, with protein MEDNSNKEQIVDVRSFVEAVSAEDNDAPLYQVESLCMRCGENLLSLEEPWTLILGDALANSFVAPVTDDVKDDEQMTSQMHKYTQYCTYMGVQLQLLMETRMLDSKHLQ; from the exons ATGGAAGATAACAGCAACAAAGAACAAATCGTGGACGTGAGGTCGTTTGTCGAAGCTGTCTCCGCAGAAGATAACGATGCCCCTCTTTACCAAGTCGAAAGCCTCTGTATGCGTTGCGGCGAAAAC CTtctgagtttggaagagccttGGACCTTAATACTAGGTGATGCTTTAGCAAATTCTTTTGTCGCACCTGTGACAGATGATGTCAAAGATGACGAACAGATGACAT CACAGATGCATAAATATACTCAATACTGCACATACATGGGAGTTCAGCTACAGCTGCTGATGGAAACAAGGATGTTAGATTCGAAGCACCTTCAATAA
- the LOC108990430 gene encoding uncharacterized protein LOC108990430 isoform X2 → MPLFTKSKASVCVAAKTVTLLLLQLLSLEEPWTLILGDALANSFVAPVTDDVKDDEQMTSQMHKYTQYCTYMGVQLQLLMETRMLDSKHLQ, encoded by the exons ATGCCCCTCTTTACCAAGTCGAAAGCCTCTGTATGCGTTGCGGCGAAAAC TGTAACTCTACTACTTTTACAGCTtctgagtttggaagagccttGGACCTTAATACTAGGTGATGCTTTAGCAAATTCTTTTGTCGCACCTGTGACAGATGATGTCAAAGATGACGAACAGATGACAT CACAGATGCATAAATATACTCAATACTGCACATACATGGGAGTTCAGCTACAGCTGCTGATGGAAACAAGGATGTTAGATTCGAAGCACCTTCAATAA